The Mesorhizobium sp. AR02 region AGGGGCTCAATCCAGATCTTCAACGGAGGGGACAGGTTTGCTTGAATCGACGCCCCGAAGCGAGCCCACTTCATCGTCATCCACATTCGTTTTCGCAAGCCGCAGACGCCCTTGTGTCTTGTGTTTCGCCTCTTCGATCAGTTCGCGCTGCGAAAGCGCGGTACGAACAAGGACGTGCATGTCAATTTCGCGTTTGCCCTGAGCGTTGAGTTTGCGCCGGGCAGCCTGCGCCTCCCACAGCGTAATGGGCGCGAGTGTCACATCGGCATAGCGAGCCTCAACAAAGCTGCCGGAGTGACGCCTAACAAAAACGCGCGACAAATCCCGGGGGTCGTATTTCACAATCAGGCGGCCCTTGTCCCGTCCGATATCGGCGGCCAGGGCGGGAGACCAGTAGCGAATGTTGAAAAGATGGATGCCGGTCGGGCGCAACGTTCTCTCTGCCTCCGGCAGGAAGGAGATCCAGAATTGCATACGATCGTTCGGCAGGCGCAACACCAACTCGCTCTCCTGCTGCCGCCAGACCGCAATCGGTGGCCGACGGAGCGCGCCATGGATAGCATGATGGTATTGCCCAACGATCTCAAGTGCGATGTAGCGCTCAAGCTCTCGAAGCGTCAGTGTCGCATGGCGTTTGGCATCGTACTCGCGCCGTTCCTCGATGTTGCTCGAGGTCGATCCCGGCAGCAGGTGAACAGCGCCCATCTGCGTGCCAATCAACCGTTCGATGTGGCCGCCGAAATGGGGCGTCCCCGGCGGACGCCAATCGATCTGTATGCCGTTGTCCCGGCAAGCACGTTCGAATGCATGACTACGAAAATCCGCGCCGTTGTCGACATGTATCGTTCCCGGCAAACCGGCCACTGGCCACGCTTCATGGATACCCCTCTCCTGCAACCATGGCGTCTTATCGAATACCGAGTGCAGTACGCAGAGGCTTGTTGATAGTCGCGAGGGCGCCTCCATGGTCAAATAGAGGCCCGTCACCATCCGAGAAAAGACGTCCAACGCTAGCGTCAGCCAAGGCCGTCCGAGCGGCAGACGCGTGTCTTCGTCGACTACGAAAACGTCAACTTTGGTGTGATCGATTTGCACAAGCTCAAGCGGCCGCGACGCCGAAAGGGCACCCGGCGTGGCCGT contains the following coding sequences:
- a CDS encoding Mu transposase C-terminal domain-containing protein; this encodes MGDDTNDDYGERARWNEACRREEALRKLVERYPKGLSGQAVADLAWELDLSRATLYRMIKLFRAGGTVSSLMDRKRGRREGHRALDKDREALVRRTIEGFYLRPTRPSFAQLVRQVQIACAAAGLAPPNWRTIKSRVEEVDLRVRGRKRGESEVVKATTATPGALSASRPLELVQIDHTKVDVFVVDEDTRLPLGRPWLTLALDVFSRMVTGLYLTMEAPSRLSTSLCVLHSVFDKTPWLQERGIHEAWPVAGLPGTIHVDNGADFRSHAFERACRDNGIQIDWRPPGTPHFGGHIERLIGTQMGAVHLLPGSTSSNIEERREYDAKRHATLTLRELERYIALEIVGQYHHAIHGALRRPPIAVWRQQESELVLRLPNDRMQFWISFLPEAERTLRPTGIHLFNIRYWSPALAADIGRDKGRLIVKYDPRDLSRVFVRRHSGSFVEARYADVTLAPITLWEAQAARRKLNAQGKREIDMHVLVRTALSQRELIEEAKHKTQGRLRLAKTNVDDDEVGSLRGVDSSKPVPSVEDLD